In Azospirillaceae bacterium, a genomic segment contains:
- the ilvC gene encoding ketol-acid reductoisomerase codes for MGPPGLGAQQQKAKTMRVYYDRDADVNLIKGKKVAIVGYGSQGHAHALNLRDSGVKDIVVALRAGSATIKKAEAAGFKVVTPAEAAAWADVVMILTPDELQADLYRDELAANLRQGAAIAFGHGLNVHFRLIEPRPDLDVFMIAPKGPGHTVRGEYQKGGGVPCLVAVHQNASGNALEVALSYASAVGGGRSGVIETTFKEECETDLFGEQAVLCGGLTKLIQAGFETLVEAGYAPEMAYFECLHEVKLIVDLIYEGGIANMRYSISNTAEYGDYVTGPRIVTDETKAEMKRVLDDIQSGRFTRDWMLENKAGQPSFKATRRRQAEHPIEDVGAKLRAMMPWIASNKLVDKARN; via the coding sequence ATGGGGCCCCCGGGTTTGGGGGCACAGCAACAAAAGGCCAAGACCATGCGCGTTTATTATGATCGTGATGCCGACGTTAACCTGATCAAGGGCAAGAAGGTCGCCATCGTCGGCTACGGCAGCCAGGGCCACGCCCATGCCCTGAACCTGCGTGACAGCGGCGTGAAGGATATCGTGGTGGCGCTGCGCGCCGGCTCGGCCACGATCAAGAAGGCCGAGGCCGCCGGCTTCAAGGTCGTCACCCCGGCCGAGGCCGCCGCCTGGGCCGACGTCGTCATGATCCTGACGCCGGATGAGCTGCAGGCCGACCTGTACCGCGATGAGCTGGCCGCCAACCTGCGCCAGGGTGCGGCCATCGCCTTCGGCCACGGCCTGAACGTGCACTTCCGCCTGATCGAGCCGCGCCCGGACCTGGACGTGTTCATGATCGCCCCGAAGGGACCCGGCCACACCGTGCGTGGCGAATACCAGAAGGGCGGCGGCGTCCCCTGCCTGGTGGCCGTGCACCAGAACGCCTCGGGCAACGCCCTGGAAGTGGCGCTGTCCTACGCCTCCGCCGTTGGCGGCGGCCGCTCGGGCGTCATCGAGACCACCTTCAAGGAAGAGTGCGAGACCGACCTGTTCGGTGAGCAGGCCGTGCTGTGCGGCGGCCTGACCAAGCTGATCCAGGCCGGTTTCGAGACCCTGGTCGAGGCGGGCTACGCCCCTGAGATGGCCTACTTCGAGTGCCTGCACGAAGTGAAGCTGATCGTGGACCTGATCTACGAAGGCGGCATCGCCAACATGCGCTACTCCATCTCCAACACCGCGGAATACGGCGACTACGTCACCGGTCCGCGCATCGTCACCGATGAGACCAAGGCCGAGATGAAGCGCGTGCTGGATGACATCCAGTCCGGCCGCTTCACCCGCGACTGGATGCTGGAGAACAAGGCTGGCCAGCCCAGCTTCAAGGCCACCCGCCGTCGCCAGGCCGAACACCCGATCGAGGACGTGGGCGCCAAGCTGCGCGCCATGATGCCCTGGATCGCCAGCAACAAGCTGGTCGACAAGGCCCGCAACTAA
- a CDS encoding 2-isopropylmalate synthase: MSNASDRVIIFDTTLRDGEQSPGASMNLEEKIRIAQTLEEMGVDVIEAGFPAASNGDFEAVREVGRVVRNATIAGLARAHRNDIERAAEALKGAARKRIHTFISTSPLHMKYKLQMEPDRVVQAIWDSVTLARGHVDDVEWSAEDGSRTELDFLCRCVETAIKAGATTINIPDTVGYAVPEEYGALIRAVREKTPNSDQAIFSVHCHNDLGLAVANSLAGVAGGARQVECTINGLGERAGNAALEEIVMALRTRANTLPYKTGIKTEAITRASRLVSTITGFVVQPNKAIVGANAFAHESGIHQDGMLKHAGTYEIMTPESVGLNRSTLVMGKHSGRAAFRAKLKELGYEDMGDNAVNEAFRRFKDLADRKKDVFDEDIIALIDDEVGRQHDHIQFVSLQVVAGSRGPQHAVLEVTVGGQPVPPVVSFGNGPVDAVFNAIKQVFPHEARLQLYQVHAVTAGTDAQAEVTVRLEEGGKTVNGQGADADTLVSSCRAYLHALNKLLVKRQKTAPATLSA, from the coding sequence ATGAGCAACGCTTCCGACCGCGTCATCATTTTCGACACCACCCTGCGCGACGGCGAACAGTCGCCCGGCGCCTCGATGAACCTGGAAGAGAAGATCCGCATCGCCCAGACCCTGGAGGAAATGGGCGTGGATGTGATCGAGGCCGGCTTCCCCGCCGCCTCCAATGGCGATTTCGAGGCGGTGCGCGAGGTCGGCCGCGTGGTGCGCAACGCCACCATCGCCGGCTTGGCCCGCGCCCACCGCAACGATATCGAACGCGCGGCGGAAGCGCTGAAGGGCGCGGCCCGCAAGCGCATCCACACCTTCATTTCCACCAGCCCGCTGCACATGAAGTACAAGCTGCAGATGGAGCCGGACAGGGTCGTGCAGGCCATCTGGGACAGCGTGACCCTGGCGCGGGGCCATGTCGATGACGTGGAGTGGTCGGCCGAAGATGGCTCGCGCACCGAGTTGGATTTCCTGTGCCGCTGCGTGGAAACCGCCATCAAGGCCGGCGCCACCACCATCAACATTCCCGACACGGTGGGCTACGCCGTGCCGGAGGAATACGGCGCCCTGATCCGCGCCGTGCGGGAAAAGACGCCCAACAGCGACCAGGCCATCTTCTCCGTCCATTGCCATAACGATCTGGGCCTGGCCGTCGCCAACTCGCTGGCCGGTGTCGCCGGTGGTGCCCGCCAGGTGGAATGCACCATCAACGGCCTGGGCGAGCGCGCGGGCAACGCGGCATTGGAAGAGATCGTGATGGCGCTACGCACCCGCGCCAACACCCTGCCGTACAAGACCGGCATCAAGACCGAGGCCATCACCCGCGCCTCGCGCCTGGTGTCCACCATCACCGGCTTCGTGGTGCAGCCCAACAAGGCCATCGTCGGCGCCAACGCCTTCGCGCATGAGTCGGGCATCCACCAGGACGGCATGCTGAAGCACGCCGGCACCTATGAGATCATGACCCCGGAATCGGTGGGCCTGAACCGGTCCACCCTGGTGATGGGCAAGCATTCCGGCCGCGCCGCCTTCCGCGCCAAGCTGAAGGAGCTGGGCTATGAGGACATGGGCGACAACGCGGTGAACGAGGCGTTCCGCCGCTTCAAGGATCTGGCCGACCGCAAGAAGGACGTGTTCGACGAGGACATCATCGCCCTGATCGATGATGAGGTCGGCCGGCAGCACGACCACATCCAGTTCGTCTCCCTGCAGGTGGTCGCGGGCTCGCGCGGGCCGCAGCACGCGGTGCTGGAGGTGACGGTGGGCGGCCAGCCGGTGCCGCCGGTGGTCAGCTTCGGCAACGGCCCGGTGGATGCCGTCTTCAACGCCATCAAGCAGGTGTTCCCGCACGAGGCGCGGTTGCAGCTGTACCAGGTGCACGCCGTCACCGCCGGCACCGACGCCCAGGCGGAGGTGACCGTGCGCCTGGAGGAGGGCGGCAAGACCGTCAACGGCCAGGGGGCTGACGCCGACACCCTGGTCTCCTCCTGCCGGGCCTACCTGCACGCGCTGAACAAGCTGCTGGTGAAGCGGCAGAAGACGGCACCGGCCACGCTGAGTGCTTGA
- the serB gene encoding phosphoserine phosphatase SerB, translated as MTHVVTLIAGAPLTPEAGAPATLDDSMVRAARAALQALGAETAAPDWLAEGKACDIVFSGLHADQAQAACAQALLGQPVDAITQGLEGRRRAVLVADMESTIIHQEMLDELGGLIGRRDTIAEITRRAMNGEIDFKGALRERVALLAGMDAQVIETMKGAVTLMPGARALVATMRKHGSYCALVSGGFKPFTAYVRDLLGFDEDQANDLVIADGKLTGQPTEPILDKDAKAAALTRICTQQRVPLTAALTVGDGANDLPMLLAAGLGLAFHAKPAVAAAARAKVDHADLTALLYVQGYRASEIVEG; from the coding sequence ATGACCCATGTGGTGACCCTGATCGCCGGCGCCCCCCTGACCCCCGAGGCCGGGGCGCCCGCGACGCTTGACGATAGCATGGTCCGCGCCGCGCGCGCCGCCCTGCAGGCGCTGGGTGCGGAAACGGCGGCCCCCGATTGGCTGGCCGAGGGCAAGGCCTGCGACATCGTCTTTTCCGGCCTGCATGCCGACCAGGCCCAGGCGGCCTGCGCCCAGGCGCTGCTGGGCCAGCCGGTGGACGCCATCACCCAAGGGCTGGAAGGTCGCCGCCGGGCCGTGCTGGTGGCCGACATGGAATCGACCATCATCCACCAGGAAATGCTGGATGAGTTGGGCGGCCTGATCGGCCGGCGCGACACCATCGCGGAGATCACCCGCCGCGCCATGAATGGCGAGATCGACTTCAAGGGCGCGCTGCGCGAGCGCGTGGCCCTGCTGGCCGGCATGGACGCCCAGGTGATCGAGACGATGAAGGGTGCCGTCACCCTGATGCCGGGTGCGCGCGCCCTGGTCGCCACCATGCGCAAGCACGGGTCCTACTGCGCCCTGGTGTCGGGCGGCTTCAAGCCCTTCACCGCTTATGTGCGCGACCTGCTGGGCTTTGACGAGGACCAGGCCAACGACCTGGTGATCGCCGACGGCAAGCTGACCGGCCAGCCGACCGAGCCCATCCTGGACAAGGACGCCAAGGCCGCTGCCCTGACCCGCATCTGCACCCAGCAGCGGGTACCCCTGACCGCCGCCCTGACGGTAGGGGACGGCGCCAACGACCTGCCCATGCTGCTGGCCGCCGGCCTGGGCCTGGCCTTCCACGCCAAGCCCGCCGTGGCGGCCGCGGCCCGCGCCAAAGTCGACCACGCCGACCTGACCGCCCTGTTGTACGTCCAGGGCTATCGCGCGTCGGAGATCGTGGAAGGCTAA
- a CDS encoding peptidoglycan recognition family protein produces MILDADGWAVDGRIEKKPFPGLNHGRMEIIDGIVVHQTGAKTIMSTFNSYGFGKGDTKGAHFLIDKDGKIYQTASTSWLLWHVGQLKARCAIEYKCSPVEAKLVLGFKHADINRLEKGKSFPDRFPENKDSIGIELVGAPLDQSDDAPYETVTDQQNKSLSWLVSELRLKFEVPLQEVYRHPQLSYKNPHEAETAKW; encoded by the coding sequence ATGATCTTGGATGCGGATGGCTGGGCGGTCGATGGCCGCATTGAGAAGAAGCCGTTTCCAGGCCTGAATCACGGGCGCATGGAGATTATCGACGGTATCGTTGTTCACCAGACCGGCGCAAAAACGATTATGTCGACGTTCAACAGCTATGGATTTGGGAAGGGAGATACCAAGGGGGCCCATTTCCTCATCGATAAGGATGGGAAAATTTACCAGACGGCATCAACCTCCTGGCTGCTTTGGCATGTCGGGCAATTGAAGGCCAGATGTGCCATTGAATACAAATGCTCTCCCGTTGAAGCGAAGCTGGTGCTTGGATTTAAGCACGCAGACATTAATCGTCTGGAAAAGGGAAAATCGTTTCCTGATCGATTTCCAGAGAACAAAGATTCCATAGGTATAGAACTCGTCGGGGCACCCCTCGATCAGAGCGATGATGCGCCTTATGAGACGGTCACGGACCAACAAAACAAGTCGTTATCTTGGCTTGTTTCGGAGTTGCGGCTCAAGTTTGAAGTCCCTTTGCAAGAAGTCTACCGACATCCTCAGCTGTCCTACAAAAACCCACATGAAGCAGAGACGGCGAAATGGTGA
- the miaA gene encoding tRNA (adenosine(37)-N6)-dimethylallyltransferase MiaA, with protein MVIGGPTASGKSRLALDLAVRLGGTVINADSMQVYQGLALLTAQPGPGDLTQAPHRLYGTVAPTQRMSAAHWRDLALAEIRGCGDRLPILVGGTGLYLRTLMHGIAEVPVIPDDVRAAAKALHAHLGGPGLHQDLAARDPEGAARLAPGDTQRLVRAWEVVVATGRPLGDWHRVAADTGPADLSFHTLVVEPPRDRLYANGDARFVAMMGQGALEEVRAFLDLGLDPDLPAMKALGVPELAAHIAGHLPLIEAVALAQRHTRNYAKRQSTWFRNQMPDAVRVDPGADPHSGYEKLIESLSSEIFAIIRKTG; from the coding sequence GTGGTCATTGGGGGGCCGACGGCCTCGGGCAAGTCGCGCCTAGCGCTTGATTTGGCCGTGCGCCTGGGGGGCACGGTCATCAACGCCGACAGCATGCAGGTCTACCAGGGCCTGGCCCTGCTGACGGCCCAGCCGGGCCCGGGCGATTTGACACAGGCGCCCCACCGGCTTTACGGCACCGTGGCGCCGACGCAGCGCATGTCGGCGGCCCATTGGCGTGACCTGGCGCTGGCGGAGATTCGCGGCTGCGGTGACCGCCTGCCCATCCTGGTGGGCGGCACCGGCCTTTACCTGCGCACCCTGATGCACGGCATCGCTGAGGTTCCGGTGATTCCGGATGACGTGCGGGCGGCGGCCAAGGCCCTGCATGCGCATCTGGGTGGCCCGGGCCTCCACCAGGATCTGGCGGCCCGCGATCCCGAGGGGGCGGCCCGCCTGGCCCCCGGTGACACCCAGCGCCTGGTGCGCGCGTGGGAGGTGGTGGTGGCCACCGGCCGGCCCCTGGGCGACTGGCACCGCGTCGCCGCCGATACCGGGCCGGCGGACCTGTCCTTCCACACCCTGGTGGTGGAACCGCCGCGTGACCGCCTGTACGCCAATGGCGACGCGCGCTTTGTTGCCATGATGGGGCAGGGCGCGCTGGAGGAAGTGCGGGCCTTCCTGGACCTGGGCCTCGATCCCGACCTGCCGGCCATGAAGGCGCTGGGCGTGCCGGAACTGGCGGCCCACATCGCCGGCCACCTGCCGCTGATTGAGGCGGTGGCCCTGGCCCAGCGGCACACCCGCAATTACGCCAAACGCCAGAGCACCTGGTTCCGCAACCAGATGCCGGATGCGGTTCGCGTCGACCCTGGCGCAGATCCGCATAGCGGTTATGAGAAATTAATCGAAAGTCTTTCCTCCGAAATCTTTGCGATAATTCGCAAAACGGGTTGA
- the ilvN gene encoding acetolactate synthase small subunit — protein sequence MNALNKAAGPAIERHTISILVDNEPGVLARVIGLFSGRGYNIESLTVAEVDRDATLSRITIVTSGTPMIIEQIKAQLGRLVPVHRVHDLTLEGPFVERETALVKVSGTGEKRVEALRLADVFKARVVDATITSFVFEVTGQGEDLDRFIGLMSELGLVGVSRTGVVAMSRGPGGI from the coding sequence GTGAACGCCCTGAACAAAGCCGCCGGCCCCGCCATCGAGCGCCACACCATCTCCATCCTGGTGGATAATGAGCCGGGCGTGCTCGCCCGCGTCATCGGCCTGTTCTCCGGCCGTGGCTACAACATCGAAAGCCTGACGGTGGCGGAGGTCGACCGCGACGCCACCCTGTCGCGCATCACCATCGTCACCAGCGGCACGCCCATGATCATCGAGCAGATCAAGGCGCAGCTGGGTCGCCTGGTGCCGGTGCACCGCGTGCACGACCTGACCCTGGAAGGCCCCTTCGTGGAGCGGGAGACCGCCCTGGTGAAGGTGTCCGGCACGGGTGAGAAGCGGGTGGAGGCCCTGCGCCTGGCCGATGTCTTCAAGGCCCGGGTGGTGGACGCCACCATCACCAGCTTCGTGTTCGAGGTCACGGGGCAGGGTGAGGATCTGGACCGCTTCATCGGTTTGATGAGCGAGCTGGGCCTGGTGGGCGTGTCGCGCACCGGCGTGGTGGCCATGTCCCGCGGCCCCGGCGGCATCTGA
- a CDS encoding acetolactate synthase 3 large subunit, producing MSAATNETSLTGADIVLKALRDQGVEVIFGYPGGAVLPIYDALFQQNDIRHILVRHEQAALHAAEGYARSTGKVGVVLVTSGPGATNAVTGLADALMDSIPIVCLSGQVATHLIGNDAFQECDTTGITRPCTKHNYLVKDVNNLARTLHEAFYVAKNGRPGPVVIDIPKDVQFAEGSYRSPADSMPKSYRPQIKPDLNKVEQAVELLANAKRPIFYVGGGVINAGPIASQLLTQFVRMTGYPCTTTLMGLGAYPASDRQWLGMLGMHGTYEANLAMHGCDVMVCIGARFDDRVTGKVSEFAPNSIKIHVDIDPSSINKNVRVDVPIIGDAAHVLEDMIRIWKARGKQADKAALAQWWDQIETWRARDCLKYEKTSKVIKPQFALERLRAAIAGRDDVYITTEVGQHQMWAAQFMPFDKPNHWMTSGGLGTMGYGLPAAIGAQVAHPDALCIDIAGEASIQMNIQEMSTALQYRLPVKVFILNNQYMGMVRQWQELLHGGRYSESYSEALPDFVKLADAFGGVGLRANQVSEVDDVIAEMIKVKRPVIVDMCVDQKENCFPMIPGGRAHNEMLLGPDEKVENATPEDGMVLV from the coding sequence ATGAGTGCTGCCACGAACGAGACCAGTCTGACCGGTGCCGACATCGTCCTGAAGGCGTTGCGGGACCAGGGCGTAGAGGTCATTTTCGGCTATCCCGGCGGTGCGGTACTTCCCATCTACGACGCGCTTTTCCAGCAGAACGACATCCGCCACATCCTGGTGCGCCATGAACAGGCGGCCCTGCATGCGGCCGAAGGTTATGCGCGCTCCACCGGCAAGGTCGGCGTCGTCCTGGTCACCAGCGGCCCCGGTGCCACCAACGCCGTCACCGGCCTGGCCGACGCCCTGATGGACAGCATCCCCATCGTCTGCCTGTCGGGCCAGGTCGCCACCCACCTGATCGGCAACGACGCCTTCCAGGAATGCGACACCACGGGCATCACCCGCCCCTGCACCAAGCACAACTACCTGGTGAAGGATGTCAACAACCTGGCGCGCACCCTGCACGAGGCCTTTTACGTGGCCAAGAACGGCCGCCCGGGTCCCGTCGTCATCGACATCCCCAAGGACGTGCAGTTCGCCGAGGGCAGCTACCGCAGCCCGGCGGACAGCATGCCCAAGAGCTACCGCCCGCAGATCAAGCCCGACCTGAACAAGGTGGAGCAGGCGGTGGAACTGCTGGCCAATGCCAAGCGCCCCATCTTCTACGTCGGCGGCGGTGTCATCAACGCCGGCCCCATCGCCAGCCAGCTGCTGACGCAGTTCGTGCGCATGACCGGTTATCCCTGCACCACCACCCTGATGGGCCTGGGGGCCTATCCGGCGTCGGACCGGCAGTGGCTGGGCATGCTGGGCATGCACGGCACGTACGAGGCCAACCTGGCCATGCACGGCTGCGACGTCATGGTTTGCATCGGCGCCCGGTTTGACGACCGCGTCACCGGCAAGGTGTCGGAATTCGCGCCCAACTCCATCAAGATCCACGTCGATATCGACCCGTCCAGCATCAACAAGAACGTGCGCGTGGACGTGCCCATCATCGGCGATGCCGCCCATGTGCTGGAAGACATGATCCGCATCTGGAAGGCGCGCGGCAAGCAGGCCGACAAGGCGGCGCTGGCCCAGTGGTGGGACCAGATCGAGACGTGGCGGGCACGCGACTGCCTGAAGTATGAAAAGACGTCCAAGGTGATCAAGCCGCAGTTCGCGTTGGAACGCCTGCGCGCCGCCATCGCTGGCCGCGACGACGTCTACATCACGACCGAGGTCGGCCAGCACCAGATGTGGGCCGCCCAGTTCATGCCCTTCGACAAGCCCAACCACTGGATGACCTCCGGCGGCCTGGGCACCATGGGCTATGGCCTGCCGGCCGCCATCGGCGCCCAGGTGGCCCACCCCGACGCGTTGTGCATCGACATCGCCGGTGAGGCCAGCATCCAGATGAACATCCAGGAGATGTCCACGGCCTTGCAGTACCGTCTGCCGGTCAAGGTCTTCATCCTGAACAACCAGTACATGGGCATGGTCCGCCAGTGGCAGGAACTGCTGCACGGTGGCCGCTACTCGGAAAGCTATTCCGAGGCGCTGCCCGACTTCGTGAAGCTGGCCGACGCCTTCGGCGGCGTGGGCCTGCGGGCGAACCAGGTGAGCGAGGTTGACGACGTCATCGCCGAGATGATCAAGGTCAAGCGGCCGGTCATCGTCGACATGTGCGTGGACCAGAAGGAAAACTGCTTCCCCATGATCCCCGGCGGCCGCGCCCATAATGAGATGCTGCTGGGCCCGGATGAGAAGGTGGAGAACGCGACGCCGGAAGACGGCATGGTGCTGGTGTGA